A single genomic interval of Bradyrhizobium japonicum USDA 6 harbors:
- a CDS encoding IclR family transcriptional regulator: protein MVKANSQDRVLAVLDLFTEARPQWSPEELMKELGYTRPTLYRYLKSLKDSGFVMPTRGGRFALGPRVVEMDYLSRRSDPLIAAATPHLERLSAAHPCTALVVRWYGEKMLCVASIASVVNPVSSYPRGRPMAMGRGAIARSIMAFLPKQRVMPLVTRYAADLRSVGVGDTSDEILAALKRVRRAGVAVAFGEVTPGAVGIAAPILDAGYPIASLCITIAGPHAKGELIDRISAEVREAARQISEAATDDITP, encoded by the coding sequence TTGGTCAAAGCAAACAGTCAGGATCGGGTTCTTGCCGTGCTCGATCTCTTCACCGAGGCACGGCCGCAATGGTCGCCCGAAGAGCTGATGAAGGAGCTCGGCTACACGAGGCCGACGCTGTATCGCTATCTGAAGAGCTTGAAGGACAGCGGCTTCGTGATGCCGACGCGCGGCGGCCGGTTCGCGCTTGGCCCGCGCGTGGTGGAGATGGACTATCTCAGCCGCCGTTCGGATCCGCTGATCGCAGCAGCCACCCCGCATCTGGAGCGGCTGTCGGCCGCGCACCCCTGTACGGCCCTGGTCGTGCGCTGGTATGGCGAAAAGATGCTGTGCGTGGCTTCAATCGCTTCCGTCGTGAATCCCGTGAGCAGCTATCCGCGCGGCCGACCGATGGCGATGGGACGCGGCGCAATCGCGCGCTCGATCATGGCCTTTCTGCCCAAGCAGCGCGTGATGCCACTGGTGACGCGCTATGCCGCCGATCTGCGCAGCGTCGGCGTCGGCGACACTTCCGACGAAATCCTGGCAGCGCTGAAACGCGTGCGGCGCGCCGGCGTCGCGGTTGCCTTTGGCGAAGTGACACCGGGCGCGGTCGGGATCGCCGCGCCGATCCTCGATGCGGGCTACCCGATCGCGAGCCTCTGCATCACGATCGCCGGACCACATGCCAAGGGCGAGTTGATCGATCGCATCAGCGCTGAGGTCCGCGAAGCGGCCCGGCAGATCTCCGAGGCCGCGACAGACGACATCACACCATAA